A window of Pelomonas sp. SE-A7 genomic DNA:
TCAGCTTTCGGGTCGCGCCGCGCGCCCGCTGCCGCGCCGAACTGGCCAGTGGCAAGGTCGATGCCATGGCCGTGGCCGACGTGGCTGAGAACCGGGCCGTCGCCGAGTTTCCGCGACGACCCGACGGCCGCACTGATCGTGAACGCGCCGTGATGCAACTCCACATCGCCATGGTCCGGCGCGTCGGCACTGCCTACCAGTGGGATGGTGAGAAGTTCATAGGACCTCCCCCGCCCATCGTCGGCATCCGCATCGGCGCGGCTGTCGTAAGCCACGCCTTGCAGGGCACGCCCGTGCAGATCGACGAATCAGCGCGGGATCTCAAGCTGGCCCTCGCCAAGCTCAAGCTGGGGCGGGTCGATGCGGTGTTCGGCTTGAAGGAGGAACTGGCAGCCGTGCTGGCCAATGAATCTGATGGAACCTTTGAGATGCAATCGCCCGAGCGCGCCGGCTTCGCGGGCTACGCTGTCGTCGGCAAGGCCTTCTATCAGCGACACCGTGAGCGGGTCGAGGCCTGGTGGCGCCAGATCGGCGCCTTGAGAGGGCTGCCGGAGTTCGATCCGGCCAGTCAGCGCTGAGCCTCAAATGACAAAGCCCGGCCGAGGCCGGGCTTCACGAACACAGGATCCCCTGTGGATTTCAGCAGACCAGACGGTCTTGGCAGACAGCGGCCTTGGCCACCTGGGTGCTGCCGCCGGCGCGATGGCCTTCGACATAGACGCGCGGCAGCTGGGCCACTTCCATGCGCTTGCCGACGATCACCACGCGCTCCAGCTTCACGATCTTCTGCGGCGCGGCACCTTCGTAGGCGAGGGCAAAAACGCTCAGCGTGGCGGCGCTGACGGCGGCGAGAACGAGGGTCTTGGCGATGATGTTCATGGCTTGCTCCTGGGTGATTTGCTGTGTCGGTAGCTGTAGTTTCGGCAAGCAATCCCGGCTTCACCAGGCGCCTGCGACAGTCCGCCAAGACGGCCGAATGAACGACCTGTGAGCCCGATGGATGGTGACTTTCGGTCGTTCTGTCACGGCTCTGGCATGTACGCAATTGCGAAGTCAGCAATGCAAAGGGCCGGACGCTTTGCAGCATCCGGCCCTGAGGGAAGAACAGAAACGGCTTGAGCCGAGTCAGCGAAGCACCGGGATCCGATGCGCCGTTGACTCGGCTCAGCGCTTGCAGGAAAAAAGGCGGCGATCAGTCATGCAGTCGTCACCTTCAGATCAGCCGCGGCGTGCGGCGCGGCGGGCTTCCATGGCCAGCTGGGTGCGTTGGCTCAGTAGGCTACGGCCTTCAACGACCACGCGAGGCAGCTGAACGACTTGCTGGCTGGCTTGGGTGACGGCCTTGCCGGTGATGACGACGCGCGGCAGGTGCTCGATCTTCTGCGGCGCAGCAGCGGCGAAGGTGGCAACGGTCAGCAGGCCAACGGCTACGAAGGTCTTTTGGATCAGCGATTTCATGATGAGGCTCCTGGTTGCTTGGGTTTCGTTGCAGCCCATTGCTGCTTCGATGGACTCAGTATCTGAAGCCTGGCCCCGGGCGGCGAGCCGCTTGCGATGGATGGCAAGAAACGCGTGCCCAGTTGCGACCAGGCCGGAACGGAGCGGCGGGTGGCGGCGCCTTCCACGGCCGGCCTATGATGGCGAGTTCTCCGTTCCCGACCGTGCTGCCGCCCGCCATGCTTGAGCCGTCCCCGACCCTGCCTGACAACGCCTGGATCAAGGTCCGGGGTGCGCGCACCCACAACCTCAAGAACATCGACGTCGACCTGCCACGCAACCAGCTGGTGGTGATCACCGGCCTGTCCGGCTCGGGCAAGTCCAGCTTGGCCTTCGATACCTTGTATGCCGAGGGCCAGCGTCGCTACGTGGAGAGCCTGTCGGCCTATGCCCGCCAGTTCCTGCAGCTGATGGACAAGCCCGAGGTCGACGTCATTGAAGGCCTGTCGCCAGCCATCTCCATCGAACAGAAGGCCACCAGCCACAACCCCCGCTCGACCGTGGGCACGGTGACTGAAATACACGACTACCTGCGACTGCTTTATGCCCGCGCCGGCACGCCCTTCTGCCCGGACCACCACCTGGCCCTCGAAGCGCAGAGCACCGGGCAGATGGTCGATGCGACGCTCGCCATGGCCGACGAAAGCAAGCTGCTGCTGCTCGCGCCCGTGGTGCGCGACCGCAAGGGCGAATTCGCCGAGCTGTTCCAGGACCTGCAGGCGCAGGGCTTTGTGCGATTCCGTGTCGATGGCGTGACGGTCGAGGTGCCCGATATCCCGGCGCTGAAGAAGACCGAGAAGCACGACATCGACGTGGTAGTGGATCGCATCAAGCTCCGTCATGACACGGCTGATCAGCTGCGCCAGCGGCTGGCCGAGAGCTTTGAATCGGCGCTGCGCCTGGCTGAGGGCCGGGCCCTGGTGCTCAATATGGACAGCGGCGAGGAAACGCTGTTCTCCAGCAAGTTCGCCTGCCCGATCTGCAGCTACTCGCTGCCGGAGCTGGAGCCGCGGCTGTTCTCGTTCAACTCGCCCGTGGGCGCCTGCCCCAGCTGCGAAGGCCTGGGCCAGGTCACGGTCTTCGATCCGGACCGGGTCGTCGCCTTTCCCTCGCTGAGCCTGGCGAGCGGCGCAGTCAAGGGCTGGGATCGGCGCAATGCTTACACCTTCTCCATGCTGGAAAGCGTGGCGGCCCACTACAGCTTCGACATCGAGTTGCCGTTCGAGAACCTGCCGGAATCGGCCCGCCAGGTGCTGCTTTACGGCTCGGGCGTCGAAGACATCCAGTTCAGCTACCAGGCCGAGACTGCCAGTGGCAAGAAGCGCAGCGTCAAGCGCTCGCATCCGTTCGAAGGCATCCTGCCCAACCTGACCCGACGCTTCCGCGAGACTGACTCAAGCGCGGTGCGTGAAGACCTGGCCCGCTACCAGGCCGCCAAGCCGTGCCCGCATTGCGAAGGCTCGCGCCTGCGCCGCGAGGCCCGCCATGTAGTGCTGCAGCCGGCCGATGCGCAAGCCGGTTTCAAGGGACGCCCCATCTACGAGGTCGAGCACGCCACGCTGCGCGAGGCGCTGGACTATTTCGAAGGGCTGAAGCTCAAGGGTGCCAAGGCCGAGATCGGCGCCAAGGTGGTGCGCGAGATCGCCTCGAGGCTGCGCTTCCTCAATGACGTGGGCCTCAACTACCTGAGCCTGGACCGCAGCGCCGACACGCTGTCGGGCGGCGAGGCCCAGCGCATCCGCCTCGCCTCACAGATAGGTTCAGGACTGACCGGCGTGATGTATGTGCTGGACGAACCCTCCATCGGCCTGCACCAGCGGGACAACGACCGCCTGATCGCCACGCTGAGGCGCCTGCGCGACCTGGGCAACTCGGTGCTGGTCGTGGAGCATGACGAGGACGCGATCCGCGCGGCCGACCATGTGCTGGACCTGGGCCCGGGAGCGGGTGTGCACGGCGGCCGCATCATGGCCCAGGGCACGCCGGCCGAGGTGGCGGCCAATCCCGGCTCGCTGACCGGCCGCTATCTCAGCGGAGCCGAGAAGATCGACGTGCCGCGCCAGCGCCATCAGGCAGCCGCGGACATGCCGCCGCTGCGCATCGTCAATGCCCGCGGGAACAACCTGAAAGGCGTGACGGTCGAGGTGCCGATAGGCGTGCTGACTTGCGTCACCGGCGTCTCCGGTTCCGGCAAGAGCACCTTGGTGAATGACACGCTGTATGCGGCCGTGGCCAAGAAGCTCTACCAGAGCCACCAGGACCCGGCGCCGCACGACGAGATCGAGGGCATGGAAGCCTTCGACAAGGTGATCAACGTCGACCAGTCGCCCATCGGCCGAACGCCGCGTTCCAATCCGGCCACCTACACCGGCCTGTTCACGCCGATCCGCGAGTTGTTTGCGGAGATGCCGACGGCACGCGAGCGTGGCTACGGCCCCGGACGCTTCTCGTTCAATGTGGCCGGTGGCCGCTGCGAGGCCTGCCAGGGCGACGGCGTGATCAAGGTCGAGATGCACTTCCTGCCGGATGTCTACGTGCCTTGCGACACCTGCCACGGCGCCCGCTACAACCGCGAGACGCTGGAGGTGCTCTACAAAGGCAAGAACATCACCCAGGTGCTGGGCATGACGGTCGAGGACGCCCACGAGTTCTTCAATGCCCAGCCGACGCTGGCGCGCAAGCTGCAGACCCTGCTGGATGTGGGCCTGGGCTATGTGAAGCTGGGGCAGAGCGCGACCACGCTCTCGGGCGGCGAGGCCCAGCGGGTCAAACTGGCGCTGGAACTCTCCAAGCGCGACACCGGTCGCACCCTCTACATCCTGGACGAGCCGACCACCGGCCTGCACTTCGCCGACATCGCCCTCTTGCTCAAGGTGTTGCACCAGCTCCGTGATGCAGGCAACACCATCGTGGTGATCGAGCACAACCTGGACGTGATCAAGACCGCCGACTGGCTGATCGACATGGGTCCGGAGGGTGGATCGGGCGGCGGCCAACTCTTGCTGGCCGGCACGCCCGAGGAATTGGCCGCTCACGAGGGCAGCCACACGGGCCGCTATCTGCAGCCTCTGCTGAAGCGCTGAGCGACGGTCGGTTCAGCGCCGACGGCGACGTCCGAGCCAGATCACGCCGGCCAGGCCAATGCCCACGAGGGCCAGACTGCCGGGCTCGGGCACTGCGTTGACCTGGCCCCCGGCCTGTGACGAAGATCCGCGGCCGCCCACGTGATAGTCCCCTGGACCGCCAGCGCCACCAAGCTGCGTTCGGCGTGCCGGGCCTTCACCTTCGGCCGCAGTCGTGCCCATGGGCTTGCGCTGGGTGCTGCCTGCACCGGTGGGGTCGGTGGGCAGCTCGAATTCTTCTTCCGCTTCTTCGCGGGCCGGCGCCACGGCC
This region includes:
- the uvrA gene encoding excinuclease ABC subunit UvrA; the protein is MLEPSPTLPDNAWIKVRGARTHNLKNIDVDLPRNQLVVITGLSGSGKSSLAFDTLYAEGQRRYVESLSAYARQFLQLMDKPEVDVIEGLSPAISIEQKATSHNPRSTVGTVTEIHDYLRLLYARAGTPFCPDHHLALEAQSTGQMVDATLAMADESKLLLLAPVVRDRKGEFAELFQDLQAQGFVRFRVDGVTVEVPDIPALKKTEKHDIDVVVDRIKLRHDTADQLRQRLAESFESALRLAEGRALVLNMDSGEETLFSSKFACPICSYSLPELEPRLFSFNSPVGACPSCEGLGQVTVFDPDRVVAFPSLSLASGAVKGWDRRNAYTFSMLESVAAHYSFDIELPFENLPESARQVLLYGSGVEDIQFSYQAETASGKKRSVKRSHPFEGILPNLTRRFRETDSSAVREDLARYQAAKPCPHCEGSRLRREARHVVLQPADAQAGFKGRPIYEVEHATLREALDYFEGLKLKGAKAEIGAKVVREIASRLRFLNDVGLNYLSLDRSADTLSGGEAQRIRLASQIGSGLTGVMYVLDEPSIGLHQRDNDRLIATLRRLRDLGNSVLVVEHDEDAIRAADHVLDLGPGAGVHGGRIMAQGTPAEVAANPGSLTGRYLSGAEKIDVPRQRHQAAADMPPLRIVNARGNNLKGVTVEVPIGVLTCVTGVSGSGKSTLVNDTLYAAVAKKLYQSHQDPAPHDEIEGMEAFDKVINVDQSPIGRTPRSNPATYTGLFTPIRELFAEMPTARERGYGPGRFSFNVAGGRCEACQGDGVIKVEMHFLPDVYVPCDTCHGARYNRETLEVLYKGKNITQVLGMTVEDAHEFFNAQPTLARKLQTLLDVGLGYVKLGQSATTLSGGEAQRVKLALELSKRDTGRTLYILDEPTTGLHFADIALLLKVLHQLRDAGNTIVVIEHNLDVIKTADWLIDMGPEGGSGGGQLLLAGTPEELAAHEGSHTGRYLQPLLKR